TACGGGGATTGAAACCCGGCATTTGGTATGTCCACTGGAGTGGTATACGGTTCCTCATAGCTTTGCCGAGGCCAATGCTTTATATCAAATCCAGGCCTTGGAACTGGCCGAACAAGCGGCCCGGGCAGCCATTCAGCAGGCCGGCGCCGGACCTGGTGATATTGGTGCCGTTTTTTTTATTTCCTCTACCGGTATTGCTACACCGACGCTGGATACAAAACTACTGTCCCGGTTGGGCCTGTCCCGGCATACCGTCCGTTTGCCGCTTTGGGGGCTTGGCTGTGCCGGTGGAGCAGCCGGTCTGGCGCGAGCCGGGGAATATGTAAAAGCGCTGTCGGGGAAATTGGTGCTGCTGGTAGCTGTGGAATTATGCAGTCTAACTTTTCAGCATGGCGACGCATCTAAGGCCAATGTCGTCGGAACAGGGCTTTTTTCAGATGGTGCCGCCGCTGTTGTGCTGGGAGCAACAGGGCGTGGCCCGCTGATGTTCGACAGCTATAGCACGTTATTTGACAATACCGCTGCGATTATGGGCTGGGATGTAGTGGAATCGGGCTTTAAGGTGCGTTTTTCCCGCGACATTCCTTCGCTCATCAGGGAAAGGCTGCCTGAGGTGATAGAACAGGCCTGTTGCTATTGGGGCGTGGAAAAGGAAAAGATCAAGCATTATCTTGTTCATCCCGGCGGGGTAAAAGTGCTGCAGGCCTATGAAGACAGTCTGGCTTTGGCACCGGAGACTTTCCGCCTGGCTTACGAGGTATTGGCCCGCTATGGCAATATGTCCAGTGTGTCCATTTGCTTTGTATTAGCGGAATTTTTGCGCAAAACGGAACCGGCTGGCCAGTATGGTATATTGCTATCCATGGGACCCGGGTTTTGCGCCGAGCAGGTGTTGTTCCAGTGGTAGCGGTAAGTTTTTATCTATTGCTGGGCTGCCTGGTTTTCCAGCGTCTGGGAGAATTGCTGCTGGCCCGGCGAAACCAGGCCTGGTTGCTCAAACAGGGGGCAAGGGAATTCGGTAAAAAGCATTATCCGTTGTTCTTTTTGCTGCATATAGCCTGGTTTAGCTGTCTGCTTAGCGAAAGTCTGTATAACGGACCGGTGCTGCACACCCGTTGGTATATATGGGGCGCAGGGCTGGCTGTGGCTCAGGTTCTCCGGTATTGGTGCATGGGGAGTTTGGGACACTATTGGAATACCAGGATTTTGATCGTGCCGGGAGCGGCGCGGATACGGCGCGGCCCTTATCGCTATGTGCCGCATCCCAATTATGTGGCGGTCTGTCTGGAATTATTCTGTATTCCCATGATCTTTGACGCTATGGTAACGGCCCTGCTATTTTCCCTACTCAATCTTATTTTGCTGGTAGGCGTCCGGATTCCGGCTGAGAACAAGGCTTTGCGGCTGTTGCAATAAAAGGGGGAAAAAGTAGCTGGACAAAGAAAGTAAAATGCATTACAATTTTTATAGACAATCACATACGACACAACATAGCTGGGGGCGCCGTGCGGCTGAGAGGAATGATTTCCGACCCTTGGAACCTGATGTGGTTAGCACCACCGTAGGGATAGCTTAGAACGATGAAATGACGGGCTGCTCTAGGCAGCCCGTTTTTTATTGCGTAAGCGAATACCACATGCTATGCATGTGGTTCCAAAAAGCTTATAGCTATACGTCGAAAAAAACAGCCTCTTTTGTTAGAATAAATGCAGGTTTGCCGACCGCATAACTCTAAACAAAGGAGGCGCATCCAATGGATGATACTAAGAGTTTAGCACATAGTAAATGGCGGTGCAAATATCATATAGTATTTGCACCAAAATATCGTAGACAGGTGATATATGGAAAAATAAAAGCGGATATAGGAGTGATCTTAAGGAAGCTGTGTGAGTACAAAGGTGTGGAAATTTTAGAAGCTAAC
The sequence above is drawn from the Propionispora hippei DSM 15287 genome and encodes:
- a CDS encoding type III polyketide synthase, which codes for MSGARIMAVGTAVPPYCVRQEEVKALVAGVFKERMSRLDKLLTVFDNTGIETRHLVCPLEWYTVPHSFAEANALYQIQALELAEQAARAAIQQAGAGPGDIGAVFFISSTGIATPTLDTKLLSRLGLSRHTVRLPLWGLGCAGGAAGLARAGEYVKALSGKLVLLVAVELCSLTFQHGDASKANVVGTGLFSDGAAAVVLGATGRGPLMFDSYSTLFDNTAAIMGWDVVESGFKVRFSRDIPSLIRERLPEVIEQACCYWGVEKEKIKHYLVHPGGVKVLQAYEDSLALAPETFRLAYEVLARYGNMSSVSICFVLAEFLRKTEPAGQYGILLSMGPGFCAEQVLFQW
- a CDS encoding isoprenylcysteine carboxyl methyltransferase family protein encodes the protein MVAVSFYLLLGCLVFQRLGELLLARRNQAWLLKQGAREFGKKHYPLFFLLHIAWFSCLLSESLYNGPVLHTRWYIWGAGLAVAQVLRYWCMGSLGHYWNTRILIVPGAARIRRGPYRYVPHPNYVAVCLELFCIPMIFDAMVTALLFSLLNLILLVGVRIPAENKALRLLQ
- a CDS encoding transposase, which produces MDDTKSLAHSKWRCKYHIVFAPKYRRQVIYGKIKADIGVILRKLCEYKGVEILEAN